A window of Juglans regia cultivar Chandler chromosome 7, Walnut 2.0, whole genome shotgun sequence contains these coding sequences:
- the LOC108989467 gene encoding acylamino-acid-releasing enzyme isoform X1 translates to MARELFVNPSCWRVNFNYYFPRPRFSPLISPPRHAPSSISSRFSASLAMDDSKAGSIKEMPLGLDTTMEEEYASQSKLLQEFTSIYNIDKAWIFKSEDGTGSQAMFLLSQANILANTRRKFIVSSYISNESKSSVNFRWTPFPIEMAGVSTIVPSPCGSKLLVIRNPENESPSKFEIWGPSQLEKEFHIPQSVHGSVYADGWFEGVSWNFDETLIAYVAEEPSPSKPTFNDLGYKKGGSTEKDCSSWKGQGEWEEDWGETYAGKRQPALFVININSGEVQAVKGIEKSLSVGQVVWAPSTKGAHQYLVFVGWSYDTRKLGIKYCYNRPCALYAVRAPLYESETKGLELKDSSTEDVPVFNLTQQITSAFFPRFSPDGKFLVFLSARSSVDSGAHSATDSLHRIDWPTDVKLWPSAKIVDVIPVVMCAEDGCLPGLYCSSFLSNPWLSDGCTMIIPSIWGSSQVILSVNVLSGEVLRISPADSNFSWNVLTLDGDNIVAVSSSPVDVPQIKYGYIVEEATKAAAWSWLDVSSAIFKCSEKVISLLSSLQFSVMKIPVKDVSDSLTKGASKPFEAIFVSSHCKESDACNPLIVVLHGGPHSVSISSFSKSLAFLSSIGYNLLIVNYRGSLGFGEEALQSLPGKIGSQDVSDVLTAIDHVIDKRLASPSKIAVLGGSHGGFLTTHLIGQAPNKFVAAAVRNPVCNLALMVGTTDIPDWCYVEVCGSEGKDNFTEAPPAELLTLFYSKSPISHLSKVKTPTIFLLGAQDLRVPVSNGLQYARALREKGVEVKVIVFPNDVHAIERPQSDFESFLNIGVWFSKYCK, encoded by the exons TAGATTTTCAGCCTCTTTGGCCATGGATGATTCTAAAGCTGGCTCAATAAAGGAAATGCCCCTGGGATTAGATACAACAATGGAGGAAGAATATGCTTCACAGTCTAAGTTACTTCAAGAGTTCACTAGTATCTACAATATTGACAAGGCTTGGATTTTCAAGTCTGAGGATG GTACAGGTTCTCAGGCAATGTTTTTGCTCAGCCAAGCAAACATTTTGGCAAACACGAGGAGGAAATTTATTGTTTCCTCTTATATATCTAATGAAAGTAAAAGTTCTGTAAACTTTAGATGGACCCCATTTCCCATTGAGATGGCGGGAGTGTCTACAATTGTTCCATCACCATGTGGCTCAAAGCTTCTTGTAATTCGCAATCCTGAAAATGAGTCACcttctaaatttgaaatttgggGTCCATCTCAATTGGAAAAGGAGTTCCATATTCCCCAATCAGTTCATGGCTCGGTATACGCTGATGGATG GTTTGAGGGGGTTTCCTGGAATTTTGATGAAACTCTTATTGCTTATGTTGCTGAGGAACCATCTCCCTCCAAGCCCACATTTAATGACCTTGGATACAAGAAAGGTGGTTCCACTGAGAAGGATTGCAGTAGCTGGAAAGGTCAGGGAGAATGGGAGGAGGACTGGGGAGAAACCTATGCAGGAAAAAGGCAGCCTGCACTTTTTGTCATCAATATTAACAG TGGAGAGGTACAGGCTGTTAAAGGAATTGAGAAGTCCTTGAGTGTTGGCCAAGTTGTGTGGGCTCCATCGACTAAAGGCGCGCATCaatatttggtttttgttggGTGGTCATATGATACAAGAAAGCTTGGTATAAAGTACTGCTATAATAGGCCCTGTGCATTATATGCAGTTAGGGCACCACTTTATGAATCAGAAACCAAGGGACTTGAACTCAA AGATAGCTCTACTGAAGACGTGCCCGTGTTTAATCTTACTCAACAGATAACCAGTGCCTTCTTTCCACGGTTCAG CCCAGATGGAAAGTTTCTAGTGTTTTTAAGTGCAAGAAGTTCTGTGGATTCTGGGGCACATTCCGCGACAGATTCACTTCACAGAATTGATTGGCCAACTGATGTAAAGCTGTGGCCATCTGCCAAAATTGTTGATGTG ATTCCTGTTGTGATGTGTGCTGAGGATGGTTGCTTGCCGGGACTTTACTGTTCGAGTTTCCTTAGCAATCCGTGGCTTTCGGATGGTTGCACTATGATTATACCTTCCATTTGGGGCAGCAGCCAAGTGATACTTTCTGTGAATGTGTTGAG TGGGGAGGTATTACGTATCAGCCCTGCTGACTCGAATTTTTCGTGGAATGTTCTTACATTGGATGGCGACAATATTGTTGCTG TGTCTAGCAGTCCAGTAGATGTTCCTCAAATCAAGTATGGCTATATTGTTGAGGAAGCTACTAAAGCTGCTGCATGGAGTTGGTTAGACGTATCAAGCGCCATTTTTAAATGCTCTGAGAAG GTTATATCtttgctctcttctcttcaGTTCAGTGTAATGAAGATACCAGTCAAGGATGTTTCTGATAGCCTGACTAAAG GTGCTAGCAAGCCTTTTGAAGCTATCTTTGTATCTTCCCACTGTAAGGAAAGTGATGCATGTAATCCGTTAATTGTAGTCCTTCATGGAGGCCCACATTCTGTGTCGATATCAAGCTTTTCAAAGTCCTTGGCATTTCTTTCTTCGATTGGATACAACTTGTTGATCGTAAACTATAG AGGTTCACTGGGATTTGGTGAAGAAGCACTGCAATCTCTTCCGGGAAAAATTGGGTCTCAG GATGTCAGTGATGTACTGACAGCTATAGATCATGTCATTGACAAGAGGCTGGCCAGTCCATCAAAAATTGCAGTGCTTGGTGGTTCCCATGGTGGCTTTCTGACAACCCACTTGATTGGCCAG GCACCGAATAAGTTTGTTGCTGCAGCTGTGAGGAATCCTGTTTGTAACTTAGCATTGATGGTTGGTACTACAGATATCCCAGATTGGTGCTACGTGGAGGTCTGTGGAAGCGAGGGGAAAGATAACTTTACGGAAGCCCCTCCAGCTGAACTTCTGACTCTTTTTTATAGCAAGTCTCCTATTTCACACCTCTCAAAG GTCAAAACAccaacaatttttcttttaggtGCCCAGGATCTCCGTGTTCCAGTTTCTAATGGACTGCAA TATGCCCGGGCACTCAGAGAGAAAGGTGTCGAGGTTAAAGTTATTGTGTTTCCCAATGATGTTCATGCAATTGAAAG GCCACAATCCGACTTCGAAAGCTTTCTTAATATCGGGGTTTGGTTCAGCAAGTACTGTAAATAA
- the LOC108989467 gene encoding acylamino-acid-releasing enzyme isoform X2, giving the protein MARELFVNPSCWRVNFNYYFPRPRFSPLISPPRHAPSSISRFSASLAMDDSKAGSIKEMPLGLDTTMEEEYASQSKLLQEFTSIYNIDKAWIFKSEDGTGSQAMFLLSQANILANTRRKFIVSSYISNESKSSVNFRWTPFPIEMAGVSTIVPSPCGSKLLVIRNPENESPSKFEIWGPSQLEKEFHIPQSVHGSVYADGWFEGVSWNFDETLIAYVAEEPSPSKPTFNDLGYKKGGSTEKDCSSWKGQGEWEEDWGETYAGKRQPALFVININSGEVQAVKGIEKSLSVGQVVWAPSTKGAHQYLVFVGWSYDTRKLGIKYCYNRPCALYAVRAPLYESETKGLELKDSSTEDVPVFNLTQQITSAFFPRFSPDGKFLVFLSARSSVDSGAHSATDSLHRIDWPTDVKLWPSAKIVDVIPVVMCAEDGCLPGLYCSSFLSNPWLSDGCTMIIPSIWGSSQVILSVNVLSGEVLRISPADSNFSWNVLTLDGDNIVAVSSSPVDVPQIKYGYIVEEATKAAAWSWLDVSSAIFKCSEKVISLLSSLQFSVMKIPVKDVSDSLTKGASKPFEAIFVSSHCKESDACNPLIVVLHGGPHSVSISSFSKSLAFLSSIGYNLLIVNYRGSLGFGEEALQSLPGKIGSQDVSDVLTAIDHVIDKRLASPSKIAVLGGSHGGFLTTHLIGQAPNKFVAAAVRNPVCNLALMVGTTDIPDWCYVEVCGSEGKDNFTEAPPAELLTLFYSKSPISHLSKVKTPTIFLLGAQDLRVPVSNGLQYARALREKGVEVKVIVFPNDVHAIERPQSDFESFLNIGVWFSKYCK; this is encoded by the exons ATTTTCAGCCTCTTTGGCCATGGATGATTCTAAAGCTGGCTCAATAAAGGAAATGCCCCTGGGATTAGATACAACAATGGAGGAAGAATATGCTTCACAGTCTAAGTTACTTCAAGAGTTCACTAGTATCTACAATATTGACAAGGCTTGGATTTTCAAGTCTGAGGATG GTACAGGTTCTCAGGCAATGTTTTTGCTCAGCCAAGCAAACATTTTGGCAAACACGAGGAGGAAATTTATTGTTTCCTCTTATATATCTAATGAAAGTAAAAGTTCTGTAAACTTTAGATGGACCCCATTTCCCATTGAGATGGCGGGAGTGTCTACAATTGTTCCATCACCATGTGGCTCAAAGCTTCTTGTAATTCGCAATCCTGAAAATGAGTCACcttctaaatttgaaatttgggGTCCATCTCAATTGGAAAAGGAGTTCCATATTCCCCAATCAGTTCATGGCTCGGTATACGCTGATGGATG GTTTGAGGGGGTTTCCTGGAATTTTGATGAAACTCTTATTGCTTATGTTGCTGAGGAACCATCTCCCTCCAAGCCCACATTTAATGACCTTGGATACAAGAAAGGTGGTTCCACTGAGAAGGATTGCAGTAGCTGGAAAGGTCAGGGAGAATGGGAGGAGGACTGGGGAGAAACCTATGCAGGAAAAAGGCAGCCTGCACTTTTTGTCATCAATATTAACAG TGGAGAGGTACAGGCTGTTAAAGGAATTGAGAAGTCCTTGAGTGTTGGCCAAGTTGTGTGGGCTCCATCGACTAAAGGCGCGCATCaatatttggtttttgttggGTGGTCATATGATACAAGAAAGCTTGGTATAAAGTACTGCTATAATAGGCCCTGTGCATTATATGCAGTTAGGGCACCACTTTATGAATCAGAAACCAAGGGACTTGAACTCAA AGATAGCTCTACTGAAGACGTGCCCGTGTTTAATCTTACTCAACAGATAACCAGTGCCTTCTTTCCACGGTTCAG CCCAGATGGAAAGTTTCTAGTGTTTTTAAGTGCAAGAAGTTCTGTGGATTCTGGGGCACATTCCGCGACAGATTCACTTCACAGAATTGATTGGCCAACTGATGTAAAGCTGTGGCCATCTGCCAAAATTGTTGATGTG ATTCCTGTTGTGATGTGTGCTGAGGATGGTTGCTTGCCGGGACTTTACTGTTCGAGTTTCCTTAGCAATCCGTGGCTTTCGGATGGTTGCACTATGATTATACCTTCCATTTGGGGCAGCAGCCAAGTGATACTTTCTGTGAATGTGTTGAG TGGGGAGGTATTACGTATCAGCCCTGCTGACTCGAATTTTTCGTGGAATGTTCTTACATTGGATGGCGACAATATTGTTGCTG TGTCTAGCAGTCCAGTAGATGTTCCTCAAATCAAGTATGGCTATATTGTTGAGGAAGCTACTAAAGCTGCTGCATGGAGTTGGTTAGACGTATCAAGCGCCATTTTTAAATGCTCTGAGAAG GTTATATCtttgctctcttctcttcaGTTCAGTGTAATGAAGATACCAGTCAAGGATGTTTCTGATAGCCTGACTAAAG GTGCTAGCAAGCCTTTTGAAGCTATCTTTGTATCTTCCCACTGTAAGGAAAGTGATGCATGTAATCCGTTAATTGTAGTCCTTCATGGAGGCCCACATTCTGTGTCGATATCAAGCTTTTCAAAGTCCTTGGCATTTCTTTCTTCGATTGGATACAACTTGTTGATCGTAAACTATAG AGGTTCACTGGGATTTGGTGAAGAAGCACTGCAATCTCTTCCGGGAAAAATTGGGTCTCAG GATGTCAGTGATGTACTGACAGCTATAGATCATGTCATTGACAAGAGGCTGGCCAGTCCATCAAAAATTGCAGTGCTTGGTGGTTCCCATGGTGGCTTTCTGACAACCCACTTGATTGGCCAG GCACCGAATAAGTTTGTTGCTGCAGCTGTGAGGAATCCTGTTTGTAACTTAGCATTGATGGTTGGTACTACAGATATCCCAGATTGGTGCTACGTGGAGGTCTGTGGAAGCGAGGGGAAAGATAACTTTACGGAAGCCCCTCCAGCTGAACTTCTGACTCTTTTTTATAGCAAGTCTCCTATTTCACACCTCTCAAAG GTCAAAACAccaacaatttttcttttaggtGCCCAGGATCTCCGTGTTCCAGTTTCTAATGGACTGCAA TATGCCCGGGCACTCAGAGAGAAAGGTGTCGAGGTTAAAGTTATTGTGTTTCCCAATGATGTTCATGCAATTGAAAG GCCACAATCCGACTTCGAAAGCTTTCTTAATATCGGGGTTTGGTTCAGCAAGTACTGTAAATAA
- the LOC108989473 gene encoding pentatricopeptide repeat-containing protein At3g23020, translating to MLVKFQLLDTNCLHILASSRTSPSIGVSVSPLDQVELITKKKGEQRLLKCPNGESKSFGGVHRKTGVIHGPGLKERSSANNPDRKQRRGTRDSDRVGERGDFQVKFRLGVENGLLEKAHSRCSTKWVAYGGCIPAILQMLDLVQDLDEALRPWEDKIGNKERSIILKEQRSWKRALEIFEWFKRKGCYELNVIHYNIMLRVLGKAQKWNHVENLWDEMKVKGIVPINSTYGTLIDVYGKGGLKEEALLWLERMNKQGMVPDEVTMGTVIQLYKKSGEFQKAEDYFKKWSAIEALRNENSTATTTTEVGSALHSHRSLSSHTYNTLIDTFGKAGQLKEASETFAQMLKDGIAPNTVTFNTMIHICGNHGQLDEVALLIQKMEELRCPPDTRTYNILIFLHARHDDIKMAANYFDKMKEAHLKPDLVSYRTLLYAYSIRHMVPQAEDLITEMEGRGFEIDEYSQSALTRMYIGAGMLEKSWLWFRRFHLAGNMSSECYSANIDAYGEGGHILEAEKVFICCKDKKKLSVLQFNVMIKAYGIGKHYDKACKLFDRMESYGVFPDKCSYISLIQILASADMPHIARPYLRRMQEAGLVSDCIQYCSVISGFAKLGQLEMAEELYKEMIRFDVQPDVIVYGVMINAFADIGSVKEAIGYVDAMKSAGLPGNTVIYNSLIKLYTKVGYLKEAEEIYKMLLSLEEGPAVYSSNCMIDLYCERSMVKQAEEIFNSLKRKGDANEFTFAMMLCMYKKIGRLEEAIQIVKQIRELGLLTDLLSYNNVLGLYAMDGRFKEAVETFNEMIEAAIQPNNCTFKLLGVVLVKCGVPKQAVGKLEVDMKKDAQSGLQAWVSTLSSVVGVDNYEDI from the coding sequence ATGCTTGTGAAGTTCCAGCTTTTAGATACCAATTGCCTCCACATATTGGCTTCCTCGAGGACCTCACCCAGCATCGGAGTCTCAGTTTCGCCACTAGACCAAGTTGAGCTCATTACCAAAAAAAAGGGAGAACAAAGACTACTTAAATGTCCGAATGGAGAATCCAAAAGTTTTGGTGGAGTTCACAGAAAAACTGGTGTTATTCATGGGCCTGGATTGAAGGAACGGAGTTCGGCGAATAACCCAGATAGAAAGCAGAGAAGGGGCACGCGGGATAGTGATAGAGTTGGGGAAAGGGGGGATTTTCAGGTTAAATTTAGGTTGGGTGTTGAAAATGGATTATTGGAGAAAGCGCATTCTAGGTGTTCGACAAAATGGGTCGCCTACGGTGGATGTATTCCAGCAATATTACAAATGTTGGATTTGGTTCAGGATTTGGACGAGGCTTTGAGGCCATGGGAAGACAAGATTGGTAATAAGGAAAGGAGCATAATTTTGAAGGAGCAGCGGAGTTGGAAGAGGGCCTTGgagatttttgagtggtttaAGAGAAAGGGTTGTTATGAACTAAATGTGATTCACTATAACATTATGCTTAGGGTTCTTGGGAAAGCACAAAAGTGGAACCATGTTGAGAAtttgtgggatgagatgaaagttaaggGAATTGTGCCGATAAATTCTACATATGGAACTCTGATTGATGTTTATGGTAAAGGTGGGCTTAAGGAAGAAGCTCTTCTTTGGCTTGAGAGGATGAACAAACAGGGGATGGTACCTGATGAGGTCACTATGGGGACTGTTATTCAGTTGTATAAGAAGTCAGGAGAATTTCAAAAGGCCGAGGACTATTTCAAGAAGTGGTCAGCCATTGAAGCCTTGAGGAACGAGAATAGTACTGCTACAACTACTACTGAAGTGGGGAGTGCTTTGCATTCCCATCGTAGTTTGAGCTCACATACATATAATACATTGATAGACACATTTGGGAAGGCCGGGCAACTTAAAGAAGCATCAGAGACTTTTGCGCAGATGCTCAAGGATGGGATAGCTCCAAACACAGTAACTTTCAACACAATGATTCACATTTGTGGCAACCATGGCCAACTAGATGAGGTGGCTTTGCTGATTCAGAAAATGGAGGAGCTCCGATGCCCACCTGACACAAGAACGTATAATATTCTCATTTTCCTTCATGCTAGGCATGATGATATAAAGATGGCAGCAAACTACTTTGATAAGATGAAGGAGGCTCACCTCAAGCCAGACCTTGTGAGTTACCGCACCCTCTTGTATGCTTACTCAATAAGGCATATGGTTCCCCAAGCTGAAGACCTGATAACAGAGATGGAAGGAAGGGGGTTTGAGATTGATGAATACAGTCAATCAGCTCTTACTAGAATGTATATAGGAGCTGGGATGCTTGAGAAGTCATGGTTATGGTTCAGGAGGTTTCATCTTGCAGGGAATATGAGTTCTGAGTGCTATTCTGCTAATATTGATGCATATGGTGAGGGTGGCCATATTTTGGAAGCTGAAAAGGTTTTCATTTGTTGCAAAGACAAAAAGAAGCTGAGTGTCCTTCAGTTCAATGTGATGATTAAAGCTTATGGGATAGGAAAGCACTATGATAAAGCCTGTAAGTTGTTTGATAGAATGGAGAGTTATGGGGTGTTTCCAGACAAATGCAGCTATATTTCTTTAATACAAATTTTGGCCAGCGCTGATATGCCTCACATAGCAAGACCCTATCTGAGGAGGATGCAGGAAGCAGGACTTGTAAGTGATTGCATCCAATATTGTTCTGTGATCTCAGGCTTTGCAAAATTAGGTCAACTGGAAATGGCAGAGGAACTATACAAGGAGATGATCAGATTTGATGTACAACCTGATGTTATAGTTTATGGGGTAATGATAAATGCTTTTGCTGACATTGGAAGTGTCAAAGAAGCCATCGGTTATGTTGATGCAATGAAAAGCGCAGGTTTGCCTGGAAATACAGTTATATATAACTCCCTGATTAAGCTTTATACCAAAGTTGGCTACTTGAAGGAAGCAGAAGAAATATACAAAATGCTCCTATCATTAGAGGAGGGTCCAGCTGTATATTCTTCGAATTGCATGATTGATCTTTATTGTGAGCGATCTATGGTTAAACAAGCAGAAGAGATTTTTAACAGCTTGAAGAGAAAGGGGGATGCAAATGAATTTACTTTTGCAATGATGTTGTGCATGTACAAGAAAATTGGGAGGCTTGAAGAAGCCATTCAAATCGTTAAACAGATTAGAGAGCTGGGACTTCTAACAGATCTGTTGAGTTATAATAATGTGCTTGGTTTGTATGCAATGGATGGCAGGTTCAAGGAGGCAGTGGAAACCTTCAATGAAATGATAGAAGCTGCTATTCAACCCAACAATTGTACATTCAAATTACTTGGAGTTGTGCTTGTGAAGTGTGGAGTTCCAAAGCAAGCTGTTGGAAAGCTGGAAGTAGATATGAAGAAGGATGCTCAGAGTGGTTTGCAGGCATGGGTGTCAACTCTCTCGTCTGTGGTTGGAGTGGATAATTATGAAGACATATAG
- the LOC108989474 gene encoding CBL-interacting serine/threonine-protein kinase 7-like, whose protein sequence is MLYISKITAILQTRSVHLLGSFPSLSLSLSASRAMEPGVAPTPSPLPSSNTTTLLGKYQLGRLLGRGSFAKVYQARSIVDDTAVAVKIIDKSKTVDAAMEPRIIREIMAMRRLQDHPNILKILEVMATKTKIYLVVELATGGELFSKISRRGKLAEPSARRYFQQLVSALHFCHQNGVAHRDVKPQNLLLDKDGNLKVSDFGLSALPEQLKNGLLHTACGTPAYTAPEVVRRRGYDGSKADAWSCGVILFVLLAGYLPFEDSNIVAMYKKIHHRDYQFPAWFSKPARYVIFQLLDPNPDTRMGIEALMQNAWFKKSLRDRSQNQSLFNSASNCKYEKLTSMNAFDIISLSSGLDLSGLFETTSSRSGKEKRFTSKVSGEVVIERVREVGGRLGYKVEEGKAGSSLGLGKGRVVLLIGVSEIATELVLGEIKVMEGGVEFEELNQWGDLKAGLQDIVVAWHSDNLNGGDG, encoded by the coding sequence ATGCTATATATAAGCAAAATCACCGCCATTCTTCAAACCCGTTCCGTGCATCTCTTGGGTTCTTTCccttctctatctctctctctctcggcctCTCGAGCCATGGAACCAGGGGTCGCGCCTACCCCATCACCATTACCATCATCCAACACCACTACCTTACTGGGGAAGTACCAATTGGGGCGGTTACTGGGACGAGGCAGCTTCGCCAAGGTGTACCAAGCACGGTCAATAGTGGACGACACAGCTGTGGCCGTGAAGATCATCGACAAGTCCAAAACCGTCGACGCCGCCATGGAACCACGGATAATCCGAGAGATCATGGCCATGCGTCGCCTCCAGGACCACCCCAACATCCTCAAAATCCTCGAGGTCATGGCCACCAAGACCAAGATCTATCTTGTCGTGGAGCTCGCCACGGGCGGTGAGCTGTTCTCCAAGATCTCGCGCCGCGGGAAGCTGGCTGAGCCGTCCGCGCGGCGGTACTTCCAGCAGCTAGTATCGGCGCTGCATTTCTGCCACCAAAACGGCGTCGCCCACCGCGACGTGAAGCCTCAGAACCTCCTCCTGGACAAGGACGGCAACCTGAAGGTCTCTGACTTCGGACTCTCGGCTCTCCCCGAGCAGCTCAAGAACGGGTTGCTCCATACAGCGTGCGGTACCCCGGCTTATACGGCCCCCGAGGTCGTCCGCCGGCGCGGCTACGACGGTTCCAAAGCCGATGCATGGTCTTGCGGGGTCATCCTCTTCGTATTACTTGCAGGGTACCTCCCATTCGAAGATAGCAATATCGTAGCCATGTACAAGAAGATTCACCACCGAGACTATCAGTTCCCGGCCTGGTTCTCCAAGCCGGCGCGCTACGTAATCTTTCAGCTCCTCGATCCGAACCCCGACACGAGAATGGGCATCGAAGCCCTAATGCAGAACGCATGGTTCAAGAAGTCGTTACGAGATAGATCCCAAAACCAGAGTCTATTCAATTCAGCCAGTAACTGCAAATACGAAAAATTGACAAGCATGAACGCGTTCGATATAATATCGTTGTCGTCAGGGCTGGACTTGTCGGGGCTGTTTGAAACGACGTCGAGCCGGAGTGGGAAAGAGAAGCGGTTCACCTCGAAGGTTTCCGGGGAGGTGGTgatagagagagtgagggaggtGGGTGGAAGATTAGGATATAAAGTAGAGGAAGGGAAGGCTGGGAGTAGTTTAGGGTTGGGGAAAGGGAGGGTGGTTTTGTTGATTGGAGTGTCAGAAATCGCGACCGAGTTGGTGTTGGGTGAGATTAAGGTGATGGAGGGTGGGGTGGAGTTTGAGGAACTTAATCAGTGGGGAGACTTGAAGGCTGGGCTTCAAGACATTGTTGTGGCTTGGCACAGTGATAATCTTAATGGTGGGGAtggttaa